The Alteribacter populi genomic sequence AAATGATTGTTTTTAATAATTCTTCATCATTAATGTTACATTGGAGAATTTCACGATTACGATCTAGGACATCCTTATATGCAGTTGTAAACTCAGTTTCTAGTTTCTCCTTTATATTTAACAACTGTAAAATGACGCTTAGGTCTATTTCCTTAAGCACTTGCAATGTTTCTTCATCATATCTTTTCATTTTTTTTAGTCTCAGGTTATGCACATCTCGTTTAACATTTAACACCAATTTGTTTTTATTTTTCGCAAAATGATCTGATAGCTGTGCTGTTAAAGCATCTTTTTCAAGTTCAATTTTTTTTGTTAAAACCTTTATGTCACTTATCAGCTTTGTCAATTGTCCGGAAGTCGATTTCATTTTAAAATACCATTCTTTACTAATGTCACTTCCTCTATACAGAACAAGCGGGTTTTTGGTTACATCATTATTTAACACCAATTTCTTCCCTCCAATTTACGTTATACGTATCCTCAGTGTATCGATAAGCCATGTATATATATTGTTGTTTCTTTAGAGCACTGACTCTTAAAAAGGGTAAAGACATATATAATAGGTTTATTAGGAAGCGATAAGCAGTTGCGGAATCATCATATACAAACCCTTCTTTCAATGCATATTTTGAGAAATGATGATGAAAATCATTGCTATAATTCGTTTGGAGAGAAGCAAACGTCTTTTTCATTGTCTCGATATACTCTGCATCTATGACACCATCCACTATTTTTTCTAATAGAAGAAAAAGTTCCCGCCATTTGTTAAACCATTTTTGAATAAACCAGGTATGTTCTTTTTCAAATTTTATTAGAAAGGGTTTTTGGGATTGGTAGTTTTCTTCAAATTGTGATTCATTGTAAGATAATTTTTGATTTACCGATAATTCAAAAAACCCATGTACATGTGAAATGAAAGAGAAATAACCTTTATTTACGTCATTTACTTTATAAGTCTCTGACACATAATGAAATAAGACTGGAAATACCTCTTTTGCTGCAATTGGATTATCTTCTAAATATAAGTACAACTCCATAACCAATTCTTGTAGATCAAATCTAATTTCATTAAATAAATCGGTTATTTCTCTATTATGAAAGAAAAATTGATTATCGATCACCTTTGTAGCTCCATGTTTTTCCATAACCGATACCTGACCCTTATCTTCTAACTTTGCCAAAACAGATGCATTTTTCTTATACTTTTCTGCAACTTGCTTTTCTTCTGATTCATCGATAAGAATATTTTTCATAGTAAGTTTCGTTAACTCGTGAATTTCTTGTATCTTAGTAGGGTCTGTATTTCTACCAAAGGTTACTCTTATATTTGGTCCACCCTCCCAAGAACGGGATAAGTAATAACAATCAACCGTTCTTAAAATCCACTTTAAATCTCTTACCAACAATGCATCCTGTTTTGAATTGTAGTTGAAAATAAGTAAGTCTTTCATAATTAACATCCTCATTTCACATGATTTTTGTCATCACAGTTTAGCAAGATCCACAGCAAGAGCTTGAACCACAAGTTGAAGACGCCGAGCAGCTTGACGTACCACTACTAGCTGTTGTCTCAGGAATTGCTCCAACCTCATCCAAGTCTAAAAAGTCCACTTCCAAATCAAAATCCTTTACCGCTACCTCTTTTTCAATTGCTACTGTTTTGCTCATGTGTTTACCTCCTAAATGGGTTTTTTATCTTACACCGTTAGTATACATACTCTAAATATATTAAATTGCAAATGATCACAAGAAGTTCCAATGTCCACTTTTATGCAAAAATTTTACACATTCAATTACACTTATGAATACATAAGTGTAGCTTGGCTTACTGATTAATTGTCTTTTCGATTACGCTAGATATCGAAACGCAGGTTTATTTTTTTAACTATGAAAAAGACTTGAGGGAACCCCCAAGCCTTTTAACCAACCATTATTTAACTTTTTTTATTTCTTTTACTTCTCTTTTTAATAGAAGGCCAATGATAAAAAACTCTAATGTTAGTGCCATTGATAGGATGAGGAGCCCATGAGGCAGGAAGAAGGATAGTAAAGCAATGGAAATAACGAGCAAAGAATGAACCACAAATAGTTTTGTTTTGTATACCCACATGTAAGGCAAAAAGTGAGCCCCTAGTAAAATAGCAAGGACAAACGGAATAATTTCTTGGTTAGTTGAAATAAGCAATAGAAGGACAGGAATGAAAAATAGTTGAACAGCCCCTATTAAACCAGCTATCGTGGATAATGGATTATCTTTAGCGAATAAATCTATATTTAATAGTTTTGAAACGAAAATACCTAGTGGAAAAACCATCCCTGCTCCATAAATATAAATCCAAAACCTTACATCTTCTGTAATGAAAAAATAAGATAATCCGGTTACCAACCAGAAAATGCTTCCTGCATATAACATAGGTGTTCCTTTTTCTGTTCGAATAGATAAGCTATCGTGAAACTTGTTAATATCAGCCAACAGACTTCCCTCCATTTCTGAATACCATTTCAACATTAACCTTCGATTCCCTCCGTATTAGGTTGGAAATGATCATATAATCACATATATATCTTATAAAAAATATTTTGATGCATATTTCTAGGATTTTTTAACTGGTAGTTATAGAAATAGATAAGTAGTAAAGCAAAAACGTTAGGAAGAATTGTTTATCTTCCAAGCAAAACAGATAAAAAAATCCATTTACCGGTGATAAACGCCACCAATTTTCTATAAGAAAAACAGCGTTAGCTTCCGCTGCATGTTTTAAAGTCTCAAGGATGCTTTTCCCTTGAGACGAGCGGGTGAAGGCAGCTATCCTCTTATAAATTATCTTATCATTTAAAAAATATGCTATTTGTTTTTTGAGTCTTAGGATAGCGGATGCTTGGCCTTGTCACGCAATTGCGTGACAGTTTTTTTGGATCAAAAAGCAACAAACCTTACAATAAAGTCCAAAAAAAGAAGAGGGCAAATAATCCCCTCTCCTTTCTTCGATTCTATAATCTACCTATTTAAGATCATTAAGGAAGCTCCGTCGTCCCCATTAAATAACGATCACATTCTCTAGCTGCTTCTCGTCCTTCATTGATCGCCCAAACGATCAAGCTTTGTCCACGTCGCATGTCGCCAGCTGAAAAGATGCCTTCAACATTCGTTGTATATTTTCCATACTCCGCTTTTACGTTCGAACGTTTATCCGTTTCTACTTCAAGCTGCTCAATGAGGCCTTGTTCAGGACCACTAAATCCGATTGCCAATAACACAAGGTCTGCCGGCCAAACTTTTTCCGTTCCTGGAATTTCTTTACGGAGTCGATTTCCATTTTCATCGGTTGTTAATTCCACGTTAACCGTATGCACTTCTTTGACGTGTCCGTTTTCATCGCCAACGAACTTTTTCGTCATGACTGCATAGGCACGAGGATCGTCACCAAACACAGCAGCTGCTTCCTTTTGACCGTATTCGATACGATGAATGATTGGATATTGTGGCCACGGATTGCCCACTTCATCACGGTTATCGACTTTTTTATCATAAATATCAAACTGCGTTAGGCTTCTACAGTTGTGTCTAACCG encodes the following:
- a CDS encoding thiazolylpeptide-type bacteriocin, which translates into the protein MSKTVAIEKEVAVKDFDLEVDFLDLDEVGAIPETTASSGTSSCSASSTCGSSSCCGSC
- a CDS encoding DUF7010 family protein translates to MADINKFHDSLSIRTEKGTPMLYAGSIFWLVTGLSYFFITEDVRFWIYIYGAGMVFPLGIFVSKLLNIDLFAKDNPLSTIAGLIGAVQLFFIPVLLLLISTNQEIIPFVLAILLGAHFLPYMWVYKTKLFVVHSLLVISIALLSFFLPHGLLILSMALTLEFFIIGLLLKREVKEIKKVK